The window CTGTACCGCATCGCTTTTAACAGTGCGCTGTCGCGTCGGCGAAAAAAGCGAGCTCGAGTCTCGTTGGACCAATTTCGCGAAAAAAACGGGCTGGAAGTTGTCGATCAATCCAGCGGAGTGGACGAACCGATGCTGCAACGCGAACGCGTTGCCATGGTTCGCACCGCGATGGAGCGATTGACTGAAGAGCATCGTTCGATTCTGGTCTTGCGGGAAATGGAAGAGCGGTCCTATGAAACGATTGCCGAGATCCTCGAGATCTCGATCGGGACGGTGCGAAGTCGGCTGAGCCGAGCGAGACACCAATTAAAGCTCGCGTTGGAAGTCCTGCACCGTGCCGAAGAGTCTAGTTCTGAGTGATTTCGTTCCCTCGCTTCTTCGCG of the Novipirellula caenicola genome contains:
- a CDS encoding RNA polymerase sigma factor, which gives rise to MGEEPELIDRALQGDRAAFTRLVEVNQDRLFASMLQVTGSPEEAEEVVQEAFIRAFVKLDTFQRNSQFFTWLYRIAFNSALSRRRKKRARVSLDQFREKNGLEVVDQSSGVDEPMLQRERVAMVRTAMERLTEEHRSILVLREMEERSYETIAEILEISIGTVRSRLSRARHQLKLALEVLHRAEESSSE